The Pyrenophora tritici-repentis strain M4 chromosome 10, whole genome shotgun sequence genome contains a region encoding:
- a CDS encoding Dimer-Tnp-hAT multi-domain protein: protein MPSIPAKRKPEAAEEADTPFKRAQRTRKPTLKALLGDGSQPTQPIELPESTPDPPTEPPTQVIEPPTRAIEPPCKPVQQPEERPRRASPLPILAASQASRLTDEPAWESQLMFDKPEDSIVQPLAFSSAATEALVEEDSAVSVDFRDFEGVDWSRLKGFVAPLSTPRGKASWIFQHGWRVWKEGTHHPDELYFVCKYCHIHKLPNGVHRVTKSTTAANGHLQLDKPGHRLSKDGPILSKPLRKHGQQSLRQAALSGVKFSLEAYKTIGNFDVQEFRQAAALWLVDNNRPLREFETPAFRKMIRLANPEAEAALWRSHNSVSAFVMRLYSWLRPQVVRALAEAESKVHISFDGWTTKGGKRGFFSVVAHYANSKGAIVDLPIALPQLVGAHTGEAIADAVTKILQSFSINRSKLGYFVLDNAYNNDTAVNKLAAMYHFSASDRRLRCACHILNLVGQTIMFGRDADAYNNALENTKMEDFYMKEWRKEGPLGVYLDIINYINTPKQWSIFEDCQREAVNSMPTGASGGTREPIKPCVTRWNSYYDCFKRGVQLQQAINAYATYHIRETEQADEQAAIRGNKLPDVPRWMRSDGLTAADWAVITEYMAILQPLKFATDRLQGRGKCGRFGALYEVIPVFESVITELDARLRPYESVNHEPSEAPEDHIPINLRAARRKASNYFTKILQSPIYYAATALHPRYKTYSKRFWRDKPTQLSTAHAKFLRVWAAYKPAAAATTPTPAPKPTMSSFDDAIDAILDEDGEHTLEVEDEYDSWLKEPMWTSDQHKEGPTAVQYWLSLKPKYPHLSRLAIDVLTIPASSSDCERVFAGTGDIIEPQRRKIGAQLLAALVCLQRWTRAGFTTPSTTTAAKHTDEELTEEFAIGTWEEPPAELS, encoded by the coding sequence atgccctctataccagcaaaacgcaagcccgaggctgccgaagaagctgatactcccttcaagcgagcacaacgtacgcgcaaacctacgctcaaagcgctgttgggtgacggcagccagccaacccagccgatagagctgccagaaagtacgccggatccgcctacagagccgcctacacaagttatcgagccgcccacacgggctattgaaccgccatgtaagcctgtacaacaacccgaggagcgccctcggcgggcatcaccactgcctattttggctgcctcacaagcctctcggctcactgatgagccagcctgggagtcgcagttaatgtttgataagccagaggactctattgtacagcctttagctttctctagcgctgccactgaggctttggtggaggaggatagcgctgtgagcgtcgattttcgcgactttgagggcgtcgattggtcgcgattaaaggggtttgtcgcgccgctgagcactccacgaggcaaggcaagctggatttttcaacacggctggcgtgtctggaaggagggtactcaccacccagatgagttgtactttgtgtgcaagtactgtcatattcataagctacctaatggtgtacaccgagtaacgaagtcaaccactgccgccaacgggcacctccagcttgataaacctggtcatcggctcagcaaagatggtccaatcctaagcaaacctctccgcaaacatggacaacaatcacttcgtcaggcagctctaagcggtgtcaaatttagtctagaggcgtacaagactataggaaacttcgacgtacaagaatttcggcaggcagctgcgctctggctggtcgacaacaacagaccactccgcgagtttgagacgccggcttttcgcaagatgatcaggcttgctaatcctgaggcagaggcggcgttatggaggtctcataacagcgtgtcagcgttcgtgatgaggttgtacagttggctacggcctcaggtggtgcgcgcgttggctgaagccgagagcaaggtacatataagcttcgatgggtggacgacaaaaggcggcaaacgtggcttcttttctgtagttgctcactacgccaacagtaagggcgcgatagttgacctacccatcgcgctgccgcagctggtgggtgcccacactggtgaggcgatagctgacgctgtaaccaaaatcctgcaatccttcagcattaatcgcagcaaactcggctactttgtgctcgataacgcttacaataacgacaccgctgttaacaaactcgccgcgatgtaccacttttctgcctccgatcgccgcctccgctgcgcttgccacatacttaaccttgttggccaaacgattatgttcgggagggatgctgacgcgtataacaacgccctggagaacacaaagatggaggatttttacatgaaggagtggcggaaagaaggaccgcttggcgtgtatcttgatattatcaactacatcaacacgccgaagcagtggagtatttttgaagattgccaacgcgaggcagttaacagcatgcccacaggcgccagcggcggcactcgcgagccaattaagccgtgtgttacacgttggaacagctattacgactgctttaagcgcggagttcagctccaacaagctatcaacgcatacgccacgtaccacattcgcgagactgaacaggctgacgaacaggcagctattagaggaaacaagctgcctgatgtgccgcggtggatgaggtcagacggccttacggcggctgactgggcggtgattactgagtacatggcgatactgcagccgctcaagtttgctacagatcgcctccaaggccgcggcaagtgtggccgttttggcgcactctacgaggtcatcccagtatttgagagtgtgataactgagctggatgcacgccttcggccatacgaatcggtcaaccacgagccatctgaggcgcccgaagatcacatcccgatcaacctgcgagccgcgaggcgaaaagcgagcaattactttactaagatcctccaaagtcccatttactacgcagctacggcactacatccacgatataaaacatactctaagcgcttctggcgcgacaaacctacacaattgagcaccgcgcacgcgaagtttctgcgggtttgggctgcctacaagcctgccgctgctgccacaacaccaacccctgcgccaaaacctaccatgagcagctttgacgacgctatcgacgctatactagatgaggacggcgagcatacattggaggtggaggatgagtacgatagctggttaaaagagcctatgtggacgtctgatcaacacaaggagggtccaacagctgtacagtactggttatcgttgaagccgaagtatccacatctttcacgattggcgatcgacgtgttgactatacccgcctccagctctgattgtgagcgcgtttttgcgggaactggcgatataattgagccacaaaggcggaaaattggcgcgcagttactggctgctttggtgtgcttgcaacggtggactcgtgcaggttttacaacaccaagcacgacaacagcagcaaagcatactgatgaggagctcacggaagagtttgcgataggaacgtgggaagagccgcctgcagaattgtcatag
- a CDS encoding CDC6, Cdc6-related protein, AAA superfamily ATPase, whose protein sequence is MRLLHFDPSGRLVLTDFRSQIIPPYAILSHRWGHPNSEVLFEDIENGAYHKKDGYRKIKFCATQAAEDQLRYFWIDTCCIDKWNVHVSAPSTLQQSDWEASFRESDWFRRGWTLQELIAPISVEFYSCERRQIGDKRSLEQLVHDVTSIPITVLRNCPLDQFTTSERMHWAKKRKTTEDEDIVYCLLGIFNISMPVSYGEGKEKALGRLLAEVGEANSAPSIIPFSQNDRFVGQESQLAKLEEKLFSDKQTTTFAIVGPGGTGKSQLALELAHRTRQNNQNCSVFWIDASNLDSLDQSYAGIAQKLKIPSWDDEKANLKQLVRLCLEERGARQCLLIFDNTEDISLGSPGLSGPQAASLISYLPQSELCSIVFTTTNRNIAKKLASQNLVELQNLTPTTAQRMFEKYLDAVLSESEEQEAKLLLQELSYLPLAIVQAAACINNTELKVPQYRSQMGLQKYDAFENSDEVTDVKLRGYNIKSPIATTLFISMDMIRIENPIVVNCLYIAACVDSKDIPLDLVRAYSLGMDAAVQVLSNYKAVTRRPAETAFDVHRLVHLALRECLESQEKLAQWTQDTIAKLLQVFPDHGHGNRSKWGRLLQHAKCALSYGCAEDENIDWLHLARKSAMALYSDGRYNEAEELFVQVMETFKTKLGADHPDTIGSMNNLASTYSNQGRWEEAEKLNVQVMETCKMKLGADHPDTLGSMNNLASTYSNQGRWEEAEKLQVQVTETCKTKLGADHPDTLASIANLASTYRFQGRWEEAEKLFVQVMKTRKTKLGADHPDTLTSMNNLASTYNNQGRWEEAEKLFVQVTETLKTKLGSDHPDTLRSVNNLAFTRKSLGKNKEALGLLRECVQLSQHGFRADHPDLVSYTESLAQWEAEPQAVVKGKCIVM, encoded by the exons ATGCGACTTCTTCACTTTGACCCGTCTGGCAGACTTGTTCTGACAGATTTTCGCAGTCAAATCATCCCACCATATGCTATCCTTTCACACAGATGGGGGCATCCCAATTCTGAGGTTCTCTTTGAAGACATTGAAAACGGGGCCTATCACAAGAAAGACGGCTATCGAAAGATCAAGTTCTGCGCTACACAGGCGGCCGAGGATCAGCTCCGGTACTTCTGGATCGACACATGTTGCATTGACAAATGGAACGTCC ACGTATCTGCACCCTCGACACTTCAACAAAGCGACTGGGAAGCTTCCTTCCGGGAAAGCGATTGGTTTCGTCGAGGCTGGACACTTCAGGAGCTCATTGCGCCAATATCAGTCGAGTTCTACTCCTGCGAACGACGGCAAATCGGCGACAAAAGGTCTCTTGAGCAGCTCGTGCACGATGTAACTAGCATTCCAATCACAGTATTGCGAAATTGTCCATTGGACCAATTTACTACATCTGAACGAATGCACTGGGCCAAAAAACGCAAAACTACTGAAGATGAAGATATTGTGTACTGCCTTCTTGGAATATTTAATATCTCTATGCCTGTATCTTACGGCGAGGGAAAGGAGAAAGCATTAGGAAGACTACTAGCTGAAGTAGGCGAAGCCAACAGCGCACCCTCTATCATTCCGTTTTCCCAGAACGATCGTTTTGTGGGTCAGGAGTCACAGCTTGCTAAACTAGAAGAAAAGCTCTTCAGCGACAAGCAAACCACCACATTCGCGATTGTAGGACCTGGAGGAACAGGCAAATCACAGCTAGCGCTTGAGCTCGCACACAGGACACGGCAAAACAATCAGAATTGCTCAGTCTTCTGGATTGATGCAAGCAATCTAGACAGTCTCGATCAGTCATATGCAGGGATTGCCCAAAAGCTCAAAATTCCCAGCTGGGACGATGAGAAGGCAAACCTTAAGCAGCTAGTAAGGCTTTGTCTAGAGGAAAGAGGTGCAAGACAGTGTCTGCTCATTTTTGACAACACAGAGGACATAAGCTTAGGATCTCCAGGGTTATCTGGACCACAAGCTGCAAGTTTGATTAGCTACTTACCTCAGTCTGAACTGTGTTCTATCGTCTTCACAACAACCAACAGAAACATAGCTAAGAAGCTCGCATCGCAGAATCTTGTAGAGCTGCAGAATCTGACACCTACTACGGCTCAGAGGATGTTCGAAAAGTACTTGGACGCCGTGCTTTCTGAAAGTGAGGAGCAGGAGGCAAAGCTGTTGCTACAAGAGCTATCCTATCTTCCACTAGCCATTGTCCAAGCAGCAGCGTGTATCAACAACACAGAATTAAAAGTCCCCCAGTACCGATCACAAATGGGCCTGCAGAAGTATGATGCTTTCGAAAACAGCGACGAAGTGACTGACGTCAAGCTAAGGGGCTACAATATAAAGAGTCCTATAGCTACTACGTTGTTCATCTCGATGGACATGATCCGCATTGAGAATCCGATTGTAGTGAACTGTCTATACATCGCCGCCTGCGTAGACTCGAAAGATATTCCGCTTGATCTTGTACGAGCGTACTCACTTGGGATGGATGCTGCGGTACAGGTACTTAGCAATTACAAGGCCGTTACCAGGAGACCAGCTGAGACTGCATTCGATGTTCACAGACTTGTGCATCTCGCTCTGCGGGAGTGCCTTGAAAGTCAAGAAAAACTAGCCCAGTGGACTCAGGATACTATTGCAAAGCTACTCCAGGTGTTCCCAGATCATGGTCATGGCAATAGAAGCAAGTGGGGACGACTACTTCAACATGCCAAGTGCGCTCTGTCATATGGTTGTGCTGAAGACGAGAATATTGACTGGCTACATCTAGCGAGGAAATCTGCCATGGCGTTGTACAGTGACGGACGGTATAATGAAGCGGAAGAGCTATTTGTGCAGGTGATGGAGACTTTCAAGACGAAGCTCGGAGCAGACCATCCAGACACGATAGGCAGTATGAACAATTTAGCGTCGACATACAGCAATCAAGGCCGCTGGGAAGAGGCTGAGAAGCTAAATGTCCAAGTGATGGAGACTTGCAAGATGAAGCTCGGAGCAGACCATCCAGACACGCTAGGCAGTATGAACAATTTAGCGTCGACATACAGCAATCAAGGCCGCTGGGAGGAGGCTGAAAAGCTACAGGTGCAGGTGACGGAGACCTGTAAGACGAAGCTCGGGGCAGACCATCCAGACACGCTGGCTAGCATAGCCAACCTTGCGTCGACATACAGATTTCAAGGCCGCTGGGAGGAGGCTGAGAAGCTATTTGTGCAGGTCATGAAGACTCGCAAGACGAAGCTCGGAGCAGACCATCCAGACACGCTGACTAGCATGAACAACTTAGCGTCgacatacaacaatcaagGCCGCTGGGAGGAGGCTGAGAAGCTCTTTGTACAGGTGACGGAGACTCTCAAGACGAAGCTGGGATCGGACCATCCAGACACGCTGCGCAGCGTAAACAATCTCGCTTTTACGCGGAAATCACTTGGAAAAAACAAAGAGGCTCTTGGATTGTTGAGAGAATGCGTACAGCTTTCCCAGCATGGGTTTAGAGCTGATCATCCTGATTTGGTATCTTACACAGAATCGTTAGCTCAGTGGGAGGCAGAGCCTCAGGCAGTTGTCAAAGGCAAATGTATAGTAATGTAA
- a CDS encoding UshA, 5'-nucleotidase-2',3'-cyclic phosphodiesterase and related esterase, protein MKFATRSSASLAVLSALVAVAQADDALYSKRMVKRDIDADGNYNITFFHINDVHAHLDEFSSSGTDCTKPERGCYGGYARVKTIIEEQRPNYEDSLWLNAGDEFQGTLFYSFYGGEKIAETLNELKFDAMTLGNHEFDGGDGELGEFLVNLTFPIISANVHSQDPNVNKTVKKYTIFEEHDLALIGVTAEETASLSNSDPTTVFSNTVEAVQGAIDEIKATTNITRIAALTHIGYDKDQELAKATTGLHLIIGGHSHTLLGDMEDAKGKYPTIVDNKDGDEVFIVTSYRWGEYVGYIDVTYDPQGKIVAYHGAPIHLTNTTKQDEDLQKEIDAWRVPFEEFAAEVLGTSSVELDQTTCQQKECLLGDFMANAMLDYRKNNTQDVDFALINAGGIRATIDQGDITRGEVLTSFPFGNAIVQVEIDGKTLWESLEGIVTGVNVGNGREVTSFFQISTGIKVEYNPENGNNSKLIAVTIGDEPLKNETKYQMVTLDFIAGGGDNFFEPSTDFITLDTQDEVLTAYILSKSPVDIKLDGRIEEVDRQRDDVAPGSGNGTTNSTRPTTGAPPQQTTNSAARVGQDTVGASAFGLLVALLML, encoded by the exons ATGAAGTTCGCCACCCGATCAAGCGCTTCCTTGGCTGTCCTTTCGGCATTGGTAGCGGTTGCGCAAGCAGATGATGCGCTTTACAGTAAACGCATGGTAAAGCGTGATATTGATGCGGATGGGAACTACAACATCA CATTCTTCCACATCAACGACGTTCACGCCCATCTCGACGAGTTCAGCTCCTCGGGAACCGATTGCACAAAGCCCGAACGAGGATGCTATGGTGGCTATGCGCGTGTCAAGACCATAATAGAGGAGCAACGCCCAAACTACGAGGACAGCTTATGGCTAAACGCTGGTGATGAGTTTCAGGGTACCTTGTTCTACAGCTTCTATGGTGGCGAGAAGATTGCAGAAACTCTGAATGAGCTCAAATTCGATGCTATGACTCTTGGAAACCACGAGTTTGACGGGGGCGATGGCGAGCTCGGAGAGTTCTTGGTCAATCTGACATTCCCGATCATCAGCGCGAATGTGCATTCGCAGGATCCCAATGTCAACAAGACAGTCAAGAAGTATACGATCTTCGAGGAGCATGACCTCGCTTTGATTGGTGTTACTGCAGAAGAGACTGCCAGTCTTAGTAACTCTGACCCTACTACTGTGTTTTCCAACACGGTTGAG GCTGTACAAGGCGCCATCGATGAAATAAAAGCGACAACCAACATCACCAGGATTGCAGCTCTTACTCATATCGGCTATGACAAAGATCAAGAGCTCGCGAAAGCTACTACCGGTCTTCATCTCATCATTGGTGGCCACAGTCACACTCTCCTTGGCGACATGGAAGATGCTAAGGGAAAATACCCCACTATTGTTGACAACAAAGATGGAGATGAAGTCTTTATCGTCACTTCATACCGCTGGGGCGAATACGTCGGCTATATCGATGTCACCTATGATCCCCAGGGCAAGATTGTCGCTTACCATGGCGCTCCTATCCACCTCACAAACACCACTAAGCAAGATGAGGACCTTCAGAAAGAGATTGATGCATGGCGCGTTCCTTTCGAGGAGTTTGCCGCCGAAGTTCTTGGCACCAGCTCGGTTGAGCTCGATCAGACTACCTGTCAACAGAAAGAATGTCTTCTTGGCGATTTCATGGCCAATGCCATGCTCGACTACCGCAAGAACAACACCCAAGATGTAGACTTCGCTCTCATCAACGCAGGCGGCATCCGCGCCACAATCGACCAAGGCGACATCACCCGCGGCGAAGTGCTGACGTCATTTCCCTTTGGAAACGCAATCGTCCAAGTCGAAATCGACGGAAAGACTCTATGGGAGTCTCTGGAGGGCATCGTAACCGGTGTCAATGTTGGCAACGGTCGGGAAGTCACTTCCTTCTTCCAAATCAGCACAGGCATCAAAGTCGAATACAACCCCGAGAACGGCAACAACAGCAAGCTTATCGCTGTTACCATTGGAGACGAGCCCCTAAAGAATGAGACCAAGTACCAGATGGTCACCTTGGACTTTATTGCGGGCGGCGGCGATAACTTCTTCGAGCCATCAACGGATTTCATCACGTTGGATACGCAGGATGAGGTTTTGACTGCATATATTCTGAGCAAGAGCCCAGTCGATATTAAGCTTGACGGAAGGATTGAAGAGGTGGACCGTCAGAGGGATGATGTTGCTCCCGGATCTGGCAATGGCACTACGAACAGTACGCGACCTACGACTGGTGCGCCGCCTCAGCAGACTACCAACTCGGCCGCTCGGGTCGGCCAGGACACTGTTGGTGCGAGTGCATTTGGGCTACTGGTTGCGTTGTTGATGCTTTAA
- a CDS encoding HC2 multi-domain protein — MSLPPHPTLKIFTMQIVSLSNVVSSALRVPDMHGTAVKSSVNDNKAKSLYERLHRPYNSRSRLSPATPAVAKKAVRSLATTTSRSPPGAVGKAASRKPLIAARARADYPNNVDAAFRQTRIPGPTIKARVRTHSSFWERMTSIIIRRPISTPTTEITEETTEVETKSEDGIIGWEEFSEEDEEGTMAHEADDTSVMFGEDSLNEALSPSLQTDAMRLCERTMISMKRLRMNMKRLINAPWFDGLARCPSYTSDNIGMPRVRPRKVEVPEEVPVVVLDEKEDAPAAATSDMPKAASPAVSIRKPAPVPTVKVTTVKVAGRGKTATAASSATKRQARKPDAASKSTKALKPAVPKTSSRKAPAKVAPPRPKAPTKPQPSKTKTVSAPTLKGGKSTTTKAIVICPASVVRGKLKSALRQPGSKTTQKRIQFLDGPIKPCFYSHDEPANQSLVDAKASETEFDWEPLQGFRRPPSSSQGQGTRELFEFNDLDKFTLKRRFLQRYVSVRAYEARRRQDMLSSGEPGLGQLEYGNGTFKVALQVSGKIVSHDIGIVKDLSEIGSAGKFWGALRQKAIPVVVFGSFYELYEPTIIPDKRVKAFKKPARWPTARFWDKFIRKNFGRLPAADLED, encoded by the exons ATGTCGCTCCCACCCCACCCCACGCTCAAG ATCTTTACAATGCAAATTGTATCTCTCTCGAACGTTGTCTCTTCTGCACTCCGTGTCCCTGACATGCACGGTACTGCAGTTAAGTCTAGTGTCAACGACAACAAGGCCAAGTCGCTGTACGAGCGACTCCACCGGCCATATAATTCAAGGTCAAGGCTGAGCCCTGCAACCCCAGCAGTGGCGAAGAAGGCTGTTCGGTCGCTTGCAACCACTACTTCAAGATCACCCCCGGGCGCCGTTGGTAAGGCGGCGTCACGGAAACCTCTTATTGCTGCAAGAGCTCGTGCTGACTACCCGAACAACGTAGATGCCGCTTTCAGACAGACTAGAATTCCGGGACCGACGATCAAGGCAAGGGTAAGGACACACTCATCGTTCTGGGAAAGAATGACTAGTATCATCATCCGACGCCCTATCTCGACGCCGACGACGGAGATCACCGAGGAGACCACCGAGGTCGAGACCAAGTCAGAGGACGGCATCATCGGATGGGAGGAGTTTTCcgaggaggatgaggagggCACCATGGCCCACGAAGCCGACGACACCTCGGTCATGTTCGGGGAGGACAGCTTAAATGAGGCCCTGAGTCCATCGCTGCAGACCGATGCTATGCGGCTCTGTGAGCGCACGATGATCAGCATGAAGCGTCTCCGCATGAACATGAAGAGGCTGATCAATGCGCCATGGTTCGACGGGCTTGCCCGTTGTCCTAGTTATACTAGCGACAACATCGGCATGCCGCGAGTTCGCCCAAGGAAGGTGGAGGTACCCGAGGAGGTGCCTGTGGTAGTTTTAGATGAGAAGGAGGATG CTCCTGCTGCTGCCACTTCCGATATGCCGAAGGCTGCCTCGCCAGCAGTAAGCATTAGGAAGCCAGCGCCCGTCCCGACTGTCAAGGTCACAACTGTCAAGGTTGCGGGACGCGGCAAGACTGCTACGGCGGCCAGCAGCGCTACCAAGCGACAGGCACGCAAGCCGGACGCGGCGTCGAAGTCAACCAAGGCTCTCAAGCCTGCCGTTCCCAAGACGTCCTCGCGCAAGGCCCCTGCCAAGGTCGCTCCTCCTCGCCCAAAGGCACCCACGAAGCCGCAGCCGTCCAAGACCAAGACTGTTTCTGCCCCGACATTGAAGGGCGGAAAGTCGACGACGACTAAGGCTATCGTTATTTGTCCAGCATCCGTCGTTAGGGGTAAATTAAAGTCAGCGCTGCGCCAGCCTGGCTCCAAGACAACCCAGAAGCGCATTCAATTTCTTGATGGTCCCATCAAGCCATGCTTCTACTCCCACGACGAGCCCGCCAACCAGTCTCTCGTCGATGCCAAGGCTTCGGAGACAGAGTTCGACTGGGAGCCCCTCCAAGGCTTCCGTCGCCCTCCTTCCTCTTCGCAAGGCCAAGGCACGAGAGAACTCTTCGAGTTCAACGACCTGGATAAATTCACCCTGAAGCGTCGCTTCCTGCAACGATACGTCAGTGTCCGAGCATACGAGGCACGCCGCCGCCAAGACATGTTGTCTTCGGGCGAGCCCGGTCTTGGACAACTTGAGTATGGGAACGGGACTTTCAAGGTCGCGCTCCAAGTTTCCGGAAAGATCGTGTCTCACGACATTGGTATCGTTAAGGACTTGAGTGAGATCGGAAGTGCTGGCAAGTTTTGGGGTGCTCTTCGGCAGAAGGCAATCCCGGTTGTGGTCTTCGGATCCTTCTATGAGCTGTACGAGCCTACTATCATTCCTGACAAGAGGGTAAAGGCGTTCAAGAAGCCGGCGCGTTGGCCCACTGCCCGGTTCTGGGACAAGTTCATCAGGAAGAACTTCGGACGTCTTCCAGCCGCTGATCTCGAGGATTAA